AGCGATCCACCAGCGGCGGCGAGGGCGAGGTCGGCGGTTGGCGGCCGGAGGGTTTCGAGGGCGACAAGGGCTCGGGCGTAGGCGAGGCGGTCGCCGCAGAGGGCGACGGCGTGGTCGTCGCAGCAGTGTTCACGCTCAGCCCGGATACGACGCGAGACCCACCAGACGGCTGGGTGGTGGAACAGCAGCGTCTCGATTACCGTCTGGATGAGGTTGACCAGGTAATCGTAGCGGCGGATGTGGGCTAACTCGTGGGCCAGAACGGCTTCGATCTGCTCCGGCGGCAGGCCGGTCAAAGCGCCCAGCGGCAGCAGGATCACCGGTCGCAGATGCCCGATCACGATCGGCACCTGGGCCAGCGACGACTCGACCATCGCCACCGTGCGGGTGATGCCCAACCGCTCAGCCAACTCAGCCAATCGCCGTTGCCAGTGAACCGGAGCCGGTTCGGCCGGTCCGCGACGAATCCGCTGAGCGGTATACCACGAGAGGGCCAGCCGCCCCGAAAGCAGCGCCACCCCGATCAGCCATCCGGCGACGATCAGGTCCAAATGGGCCTCCAGGATGGCGAGCCAATCGACACCCGGCGAAGAGGGTGGCTCGATCGGCGTCGTCGGCGCGACGCCTGGAGGTGTTTCGGCGGTGATGTTGAGAGATGACACGACGGCGGGCGGCGAGGCATCCGTTGCAGCCGGAGTCGCATCAACGGGCGGCGGCTCGGCGACATGGATCGGCTGACCGGATGGCGGAGCATCGATGGCGATGAACGTGCCGAGCGGCAGGGCGGCCATCATGACCAAGGCTGCGCACGCCGCCAGATAACGTACGTTGGCGAGACCATTCTTCAGAAAGGCCAACACGACCGCCAACACCAGCGCCACGGCCGCCGCCTGCCAGACCAAGTGCACCAAGGTCCAGCCGAGGCGGTGGACCACGTCCGGAGGAAGAACCGCATCAAGGGGTGTCATGGCTTGTCCTCCCCGATCCGATCCAGCAGCCGACGAATTTCATCGAGTTCCTCAGGCGAGGCCTTGCCGGCCAACAGGGCCTGGGCGATCAGCGTCCGGGCCGATCCGCCGAACGCCCGGTCCAGCAGGTCGCGAACGAGCTGCCGCTGGGTCTGCTCGCGGGGTAGTTTGGCCGCGTAGACGTGCGAACGCGACGTCTCATCGCGGATCACCAAGCCCTTCTCAGTCATGATCTGCATGAGCTTGAGGATGGTGGTATAGCCGACCCCTTGCCCGCCGGAAAGCTGCTCGTGGACCTCCTTGACCGTGCTGGGCCCTCGCTGCCAGAGGACCTGGAGAATCTCCAACTCGGCATCCGTCGGCCGCTGTGAGGATTTGCGTCCCATCGCCACGCCTCCTTTCGGACTTTGATTGTCCGGGAGACATTGTATACGATGGTCTTCGTAGTGTCAACGAAATAATTCGTAGAAG
This region of Phycisphaerae bacterium genomic DNA includes:
- a CDS encoding BlaI/MecI/CopY family transcriptional regulator, yielding MGRKSSQRPTDAELEILQVLWQRGPSTVKEVHEQLSGGQGVGYTTILKLMQIMTEKGLVIRDETSRSHVYAAKLPREQTQRQLVRDLLDRAFGGSARTLIAQALLAGKASPEELDEIRRLLDRIGEDKP
- a CDS encoding M56 family metallopeptidase, whose product is MTPLDAVLPPDVVHRLGWTLVHLVWQAAAVALVLAVVLAFLKNGLANVRYLAACAALVMMAALPLGTFIAIDAPPSGQPIHVAEPPPVDATPAATDASPPAVVSSLNITAETPPGVAPTTPIEPPSSPGVDWLAILEAHLDLIVAGWLIGVALLSGRLALSWYTAQRIRRGPAEPAPVHWQRRLAELAERLGITRTVAMVESSLAQVPIVIGHLRPVILLPLGALTGLPPEQIEAVLAHELAHIRRYDYLVNLIQTVIETLLFHHPAVWWVSRRIRAEREHCCDDHAVALCGDRLAYARALVALETLRPPTADLALAAAGGSL